The Candidatus Hydrogenedentota bacterium genome includes a window with the following:
- a CDS encoding DUF4159 domain-containing protein, producing the protein MKQHDTTLDRPTRRTFLARGFQASATLLAAAQGGAQAQPGRGVRRDEDSAAAPSLHGGRRPLDDEDPNVFVFSRFKFKGKQRTQDEWDTLPSGDDNLLRHIAQATNIKLTSRRWEERVVEIDDFEKLYNTPFLFMTGQVDFKFEEDEAEALREYFKRGGFLYADDCDADVGRLLFYEAFTREIQKVLPGHKMERLPHDHELYHCFYDIPDGSSWSPRQRAWEPKYPDSALFVDDRMVCFLTGSDQHCGWAQRRRELYNDALKLGTNIVVYALTH; encoded by the coding sequence ATGAAGCAACACGACACGACACTCGACAGGCCGACGCGACGCACCTTTCTTGCGCGGGGCTTCCAGGCCTCGGCCACACTCCTGGCGGCGGCGCAGGGCGGCGCGCAGGCCCAACCCGGTCGTGGAGTACGGCGCGATGAGGACAGCGCGGCGGCCCCCTCCCTGCATGGCGGTCGACGCCCGCTGGATGATGAAGATCCGAACGTCTTCGTGTTTTCGCGCTTCAAATTCAAGGGAAAGCAGCGCACCCAGGACGAATGGGATACGTTGCCAAGCGGCGATGACAACCTGCTCCGCCACATCGCCCAGGCAACCAACATCAAGCTCACGAGTCGACGCTGGGAAGAGCGTGTGGTGGAGATAGACGATTTCGAGAAGCTGTACAACACGCCCTTCCTGTTCATGACGGGCCAGGTCGATTTCAAATTCGAGGAAGACGAGGCGGAGGCCCTGCGCGAGTACTTCAAGCGCGGCGGATTTCTCTATGCCGACGACTGCGACGCGGACGTGGGACGGCTCCTTTTCTACGAGGCCTTCACACGAGAAATACAGAAGGTGCTGCCCGGCCACAAAATGGAGCGGCTCCCCCATGACCACGAACTCTACCACTGCTTCTACGATATTCCCGACGGATCCTCGTGGTCGCCGCGCCAGCGGGCCTGGGAGCCGAAATACCCGGACTCCGCCCTGTTTGTCGATGATCGGATGGTCTGCTTTCTCACCGGCAGCGACCAGCATTGCGGCTGGGCGCAGCGGCGCAGGGAACTTTACAATGACGCACTTAAGCTGGGCACCAACATCGTGGTCTACGCTTTGACCCACTGA